The following proteins are encoded in a genomic region of Astatotilapia calliptera chromosome 22, fAstCal1.2, whole genome shotgun sequence:
- the smim12 gene encoding small integral membrane protein 12, whose translation MWPVVWTALRTYAPYVTFPVAFVVGAVGYHLEWFIRGTPKSREEEKGIQELREERKLQEQVGMDSTKVLSLKEKLEFTPKAALNRNRPEKS comes from the coding sequence ATGTGGCCTGTAGTGTGGACAGCGTTGCGGACCTATGCTCCGTATGTCACCTTCCCTGTGGCTTTTGTGGTCGGAGCAGTGGGCTATCACCTGGAATGGTTCATCAGGGGCACCCCCAAatccagagaggaagagaaaggcaTCCAGGAACTgagggaagaaagaaagctgCAGGAGCAAGTGGGCATGGACAGCACAAAGGTGCTGAGCCTCAAAGAGAAACTGGAGTTCACACCTAAAGCGGCTCTGAACAGGAACCGACCTGAAAAGAGCTAA
- the gja4 gene encoding gap junction alpha-4 protein has product MSRADWSFLEHLLEEGQEYSTAIGRVWLTVLFLFRMLVLGTAAESAWDDEQADFVCNTIQPGCTAVCYDKAFPISHFRYFVLQVIFVSTPTIFYFGYVAIRAGKDRRKDDEKQAEEGGAGGRKNGLVHTERGNITKNEETEKEKSGMKGRRLEKSPEVPKLKGRLLGAYAFSILLKVLLEVGFIVGLWFLYDGFFIAPKFECKKYPCPHTVDCFVSRPTEKTIFTIYTQVIAAISLLLNLLELLHLLQLAIAYRLEKRQQQDYLPRPEREPVRQKTPELQTEASQAYKAGSHIELAVQSEAPRCPNPCERYGDMPIEVNWGTGDAGSDALPSYVNCMGAMRKTHSPRVHYKKHAHHTGKTTNGAHKGHSKQKHYV; this is encoded by the coding sequence ATGTCCAGAGCTGACTGGTCCTTCCTGGAGCACCTGCTGGAGGAGGGCCAGGAGTATTCAACAGCTATTGGCCGGGTCTGGCTTACCGTACTCTTTCTGTTTCGCATGCTGGTACTGGGAACTGCTGCTGAGTCTGCCTGGGATGACGAGCAAGCAGACTTTGTTTGCAATACCATCCAGCCTGGCTGCACTGCTGTTTGCTACGATAAAGCCTTCCCTATATCCCACTTCCGCTACTTTGTCCTCCAGGTCATCTTCGTCTCCACGCCGACCATCTTTTACTTTGGATATGTGGCTATAAGGGCTGGGAAGGACAGGAGAAAAGATGATGAGAAGCAAGCTGAAGAAGGAGGTGCTGGTGGAAGAAAAAATGGGCTAGTTCACACAGAAAGAGGCAATATCACAAAAAatgaagagacagagaaagaaaagagtggCATGAAAGGCAGAAGGCTAGAGAAGTCTCCCGAGGTGCCCAAACTGAAAGGCAGGCTGCTGGGAGCATACGCATTCAGCATCTTATTGAAAGTCCTCTTAGAGGTCGGCTTTATTGTTGGGCTTTGGTTCCTTTACGATGGCTTCTTCATTGCACCAAAGTTTGAGTGTAAAAAGTACCCTTGTCCCCACACGGTGGACTGCTTTGTGTCTCGACCCACAGAAAAGACTATTTTCACCATCTATACTCAGGTGATTGCTGCCATCTCCCTGTTACTAAACCTCCTCGAGCTCCTCCATCTGCTCCAGCTTGCCATCGCCTACCGCCTGGAAAAACGCCAGCAACAGGACTACCTACCTCGGCCCGAGCGGGAACCGGTGCGACAAAAGACTCCAGAACTCCAAACGGAGGCATCACAGGCTTATAAAGCAGGGAGCCATATTGAGCTCGCCGTGCAGAGTGAGGCTCCACGCTGTCCAAACCCCTGTGAGCGCTACGGGGACATGCCCATAGAGGTGAACTGGGGAACTGGAGATGCTGGGAGCGACGCGCTTCCCAGTTATGTGAACTGTATGGGTGCTATGAGAAAGACACATTCCCCTAGAGTCCATTATAAGAAACATGCACACCACACGGGAAAAACTACTAACGGTGCTCATAAGGGACactcaaaacaaaagcattatGTATGA